Proteins from one Anopheles bellator unplaced genomic scaffold, idAnoBellAS_SP24_06.2 scaffold00810_ctg1, whole genome shotgun sequence genomic window:
- the LOC131214403 gene encoding uncharacterized protein LOC131214403, translating to MEGKGNSIFGLINGYGLGTIPFLISAMSYRENEKPIDLPIVYRHNAVPSSAVAGGRRTNIARSYPLLGKSKSDLDLSSAKFEYNPNGESTSSETTVTSLIDFTGTDNPTAIDTPPRPPPLPPKPPITVTGLFETDNGRRASSITPSYDISKGIAESAMDISLLTANANQLRLLITYNQGSKTYVACITFVILSLVLQMMVAISMIVVSLTKPQKDDPRRQRVKIITSVGVAIITMINILVASLVVAEQPPNAIVATSGNVIGMLTNVSVTDAAN from the exons ATGGAAGGAAAGGGAAACTCTATCTTCGGCTTGATTAACG GCTACGGTCTCGGTACGATCCCATTTTTGATCAGTGCAATGAGTTATCGTGAAAATGAGAAGCCGATTGATCTTCCCATTGTGTACCGTCACAATGCAGTACCATCCAGTGCAGTCGCTGGTGGCCGCAGAACCAATATAGCTCGCAGTTATCCACTTTTgggaaaaagcaaaagtgaTCTCGATTTGTCCAGTGCAAAATTCGAGTACAATCCGAACGGAGAATCAACCTCAAGTGAAACCACGGTGACTTCGCTTATAGATTTCACCGGTACCGATAATCCGACAGCAATTGATACACCGCCCCGACCACCGCCTCTGCCTCCTAAGCCTCCTATCACCGTCACTGGCCTTTTTGAAACGGATAACGGGCGCCGGGCGTCTTCAATCACCCCTTCGTACGACATTTCCAAAGGTATCGCCGAGAGTGCGATGGACATCTCACTCCTGACGGCCAACGCCAACCAGCTGCGGTTGCTCATAACTTACAACCAAGGTTCCAAGACTTACGTCGCCTGCATCACATTCGTCATACTCTCCCTCGTCCTGCAAATGATGGTGGCGATTTCCATGATTGTAGTTTCA CTCACGAAACCCCAAAAGGACGACCCAAGACGGCAGAGGGTCAAAATCATTACATCAGTCGGTGTTGCGATAATCACGATGATCAATATCCTTGTAGCATCGTTGGTTGTTGCAGAACAACCTCCCAATGCTATCGTGGCGACTTCCGGCAACGTTATCGGCATGCTGACCAACGTTAGTGTAACGGATGCGGCCAATTAA